TGCTCCTGTTGTCGGACTTAGAAATAGACTTGTCCATAGATACGAGAAAATAGATTTAGATTTATTACTCAGTTTAGTGCGAAAAAATAAAGAGGATTTTATTGAGTATTTAAAATATATTTTTGACTTCATTGAGAAAAGTTAATTATCTTCACTTTCCCTTATGTAGTCAACGAAGGCTTCCTGAAGAGGAACTGTAACTTCTATTATTTCATATTCTCTGATTTGAGCATTTTTAAGTAATTCTTCTATTTTCCTAATTGTTGTCTCCGGTTCAAAACTTCTTATGAATATTTTACTTCCATAGATGCTTATGTTTTGAATTTCTTTAATAATTAAATCATAGACCTGATGAAACTGTTTGCTTTTGAGCTGAATGAGGGTGCCTGAAATTTTTTCAGAGCCTTTTTTGATTTCCTCTGGACTTCCCATTGCAATGAGTCTTCCATGATGCATGAGGCAGAGTCTGTCACAGTTTTCTGCTTCATCCATGTAATGGGTTGATACAATTACTGTTACTCCCCTTTTTCTTGAAAGCTCAAATATTATCTTCCAGAAACTTCTTCTTGCAATTGGATCAACCCCGCTTGTTGGTTCATCAAGGAATAAAACTGGTGGTTCATGCAAAAGTGCGCAGGCAAGAGCAACTCTCTGCCTTATTCCAAGAGGAAGGTCCTTGGTAGTTCTGTTTTCCAGCCCTTTAAGTCCAAGTAGCTCAATTATGCCTCTGAAATCACCTTTTTTAACACTGTAAAGCCCTGCATATAGTTTCATGTTTTCCATTACTGTAAGATCTCTGTAAAGGGAAAATCTCTGTGACATATATCCTATTGTTGACCATATTTTTTTCTTTTCTTTTCGCACATCAAAGCCATTTATACTGATACTTCCCCCTGATGGTTCAAGAAGTCCGCACATCATTTTTATAAGAGTTGTTTTACCGGCACCATTGGGACCAAGAAGACCTAAAATCTCTCCTCTTTTTACATCAAATGTAACAGAATCAACAGCTTTAAATTTTCCAAATATTTTTGTAACGGATTTACACGAGATAATGTGAGATTCCTCGCTTCGCTCGGAACGACAAAAAAAGGACTCGGAATGAGAAAATGGAACTTCTTTTAAATGAGAAGATGAGACTTTTTGAGAGGATGATACTTTTTCTATAAAAACTTCCTCTAAATTTCCAAGTTCATCAGGGCTTCCCTGAAGAAGAATTCTTCCTTCATGCATGAGTGCAACTCTATGACACCTTTCTGCTTCATCCATATAAGATGTGGTAAGTAAGACAGTTACCCCTCTTTCTCTAACAAGTCCGTGAATGATGTTCCAGAAATCCTGCCTTGAAAGAGGGTCAACACCTGTGGTTGGCTCATCAAGAAGAATAATGTCTGGAAGATGAAGTAGCGTGCAAACAAGAGCAAGCTTCTGTCTCATTCCACCAGAAAGAGCTCTTGCTTGCCTTTTAAGAAAAGGTGTAAGTCGTGTTATCTCAAGAAGTGTTTTTTTATTTTTTTCAAAAATCTCATCTGGAATAAGCCTTAATCCTCTGAAAAATTCAATATTTTCCTCAATTGAAAGAGAGTCATAAAGATTAAGCCCAAGACCCTGAGGCATATAGCCAATGATTGCCTTTGCTTTTTCAGGGTTTTTGGTAACATCAATATCATTTATGAATGCTTTACCTTCATCTGCCTTAAGCACACCTGCAAGTATCTGTATTATTGATGTTTTTCCAGCACCATCCGGCCCAATAAGACCAAATACCTCGCCTTTGTTTACAGAAAATGAAACTTGGTTTACTGCTTTGATTTTTTTATAGCTTTTGCAGAGACTTTCAACTTTTATAACAGGTATTAACGTGGTTTTATCCAAGGTGCTTCATCTTTCCATTTTATTACAACATCAGCAGGCATTCCTGGTTTGAGAACTCCATCAGGATTGTCAACAGAGACTTCCACACCAAATACAAGTTTAACTCGCTCTTCTTTAGTTTCCACGTTCTTTGGTGTAAACTCTGCCTGCTCATAGATTTTTGTAATTCTGCCGTTGAAAAACCTGTCAGGGTAGGCATCAATGTAAACTCTTGCAGGAAGACCAAGCTTTATCTTCCCAATATCAGGCTCGGGGACATAAACTTTTACATAAAGTCTGTTTAAATCAACTACTACATAAAGAACTGTTCCGGGATTTACAACCTCTCCTGTTTCAACTGGTCTGCTTAAAATCACTCCATTAACAGGAGAGTAAATTTTTGTTTCATTTAAATCTGCCAGAGTTTCCTTGAGCCTTTGCTGTGCAGCTCTATAGCTTGCCTCTGCCTGTGCTACAGCCTTAGAAGTTGCCTCAAGTTCAGCTTTTGCTGAACTGTACTGTGATTTTACTCTGTCAAACTCGCTTTTTGATACAAGTTCTTCCTTAAGCAGGCTACTGTAACGTTCAAAGTCATTTTTTGCTCTTTCATAGTAGGCATTAGCTTTCATAAAATTTGCCTTTGCCTGAGCAATTGCAGAATAGGAAGCTTCAGCTGTTTCATATGCAGCTTTATATCTTGCATTCAGTTGCTCAGAATCTATTTCGCATAAAAGTTCTCCAGCTTTAACTTTATCTCCTTCATCTTTGTAAAGCTTTAATATTCTTCCCTGAATTTTAGGTGAAATATTGGTTTCTCTTCCTTCAATCCTTCCACTGAGTAAAAGCAATCCATGAGGAATCTTCTGTTGTTTTGTGAGTAAATTATAAGATATCAATACAAAAATAACAAAAATTATGGAGAAAACTATAGCTTTCTTCCACTTAAGCTTCATAAATGATATTGTAACATACTACTGAAAAGATTTAATCTTACCCTTCCCCTCTTCTTTAGCCAAATATGTATAATGATCAGCCTCTTTTATTACTGTCTCCATATTTTTTGTTCCATCAATAGTTGTTATTCCTATACTTACAGAAAGATTGATTACTTGTCCACCAAAATCCAATTTTATATTCTTAATGGACGAAAAAATTCTTTCAGCAACTGCTTTTGCTCCTTCAATATCTCCTTTTAATAAAACGATAAATTCATCTCCTCCCCATCTTGCTGCAATATCGCTTTCTCTAATATTATTTTTAATTGCCTTTGAAACAGCTCTTATTGCATTATCTCCTGATAGATGTCCAAAACTGTCATTGATCTTCTTTAAATCGTCCATGTCAATAAAAAGTAAAGAATAAATCTCTCCTCTTTTAGCTGATCCTATTGCTCTTTTTAATGCATCTTCAATGAAATTTCTGTTGTAAAGAGAAGTTAAAGGATCTCTGATAGCAATCTCAAAAATTTTATCCCTTTCTCTTTTGTATAAAGTTACATCATGTGCAATGAAAAGCATTGTCCCTTTAGTCCTATCAATAGGAATTATCCACGCACTCAAACAGGTTCCATCTGGCAATTTTATCTCCTTCCATGATGTAGTTTCCTCATCTTTCTGACTAAGAAAGTCTTTCATAAAAGATTTCACTTTTTCATTAGAGATAGTGAAACTTTCATTACCCAGATAATCAATTGCCTTTGGATTTGCGTAAATTATATCGCCTGACTTACTGAAAAAAACTATTATTTCCTCAGATCTTTCAGCTATTGTTTGATAAATTTTACTGTCCTCCTCAATTTGAGAAATATGTTTTTGTAAGGTTTTTGTGTATTGGTCTATTACTCTTTGAAGATAATCTATCTCATCATATAAAGGTTTTGCAGTATAGCCTCTGTCTTGCTCTACTTCTTGTAGTTTTGATGTAAGCTTTAAAATTCTCTTTATTATACTTTTTTTAACAGTAAAATAAAGAACTACTCCTGATAAAATCCAAATCATTAAATTTATGAGCACTAAAATTTCTATATTTTGAACTGTAAATAAAAATTTTTTCGATGAATTAAAAGAGATAAGAACTTTCTTTTCTCCAAAAAAATCGTTGTTAACAATGCTTACTTCATAATCTTTTCCAAATTCCTTAATTAATGGAAAACTACCTGACAAAAATTCCTGTTGTTTTGTTTTAGATAAACTATCAAGATTTTGCACTCTAAAACTATTTAAACTCAAAATTTCCTTTATAACCCTTTCCTTTTCCTGATTTATAAGTCGTCCCATGATCAAATAACCTACTATTGGACCAATATAACTACTTTTCATTACAGGAAAAACAGCTAAAATCAAAGGAATTTCTTTTTGAAATGTAATACCTGTATAACCAGATGTCTGCTGAGTTGCTTTATATCTTGAGAAAATCTTCTTAATTAATTCTTCTTCACACTGATTTAGTTTGTTTATTTTTTCATCATAACAACCTGAAAATTTTACATTACCTTCCATATCAATGTATGAAAGCAGATAAAGTTTATTATTTATCCATGTCTCAACAGTTAAATTATTAGAGACAAAGGCAGGATTTTTATCTTGCAAATACAACCATGCCTCATTCCAAGCTGCCCAGTCTTTTGTCATATTTAGAAGATTCTCTTCTTCCAGGGCTAAAATTTTTTTCAATCTATTCACTGACTCTATTATATTTTGCTTTTCAAATTCATTCAGAATTTTTTTTATGTATCCAGAGTAAATAATCAGATTTAACACAATAAAGATGCCAATACAAATAGAGTAAACCAGAATGATTTTCTTTCTAATAGACATAGGAATAAAAAATTTTAACATAAGTGAAGAATAAAATTTGACATTTTTGGAATCTTTTCTAACATCATAGAATTAATGGACATATTTGAAAAAATTGCTGAAGAAAGAATCAGGGAAGCAATTGAACAGGGGCTTTTTGATGACCTTCCTAATAAGGGGAAGCCTTTAAAAATAGAAGATTATAGCTGGGTTCCTGAAGATTTAAGACTGGCTTATAAAATTTTGAAAAATGCAGGCTGTATTCCTCCTGAGATGGAAATAAGAAAGGAAATCATAGATTTAAAAGAACTTCTAAAAACAATAGATGACGATGAAGAAAGAATAAAGAAAATTAGAGAACTTAATTTTAAACTTCTTAAATTCAATATTGGAAGAAAACGCCCCTTTTATCCTGAAGACTTTCCTGAATACGAAGAAAAAATTATAAAAAAATTTATTGAATAACGGAGAGGGAGGGATTCGAACCCCCGGTGGGAGTGACCCCACAGCGGTTTTCGAGACCGCCCCAATCGTCCACTCTGGCACCTCTCCAAAAGTTTATAATAAATTATATCATGTAGAGATGGAAAAAGTAGTCGTTGCAATGAGCGGTGGTGTTGACTCATCTGTGACAGCCTATTTGCTTATGAAAAAAGAAATGGCTGTTGAAGGAGTATTTTTTATTCTCTTTGACAATCCTCCAAACATAGAACTTGCAAAGAAAACAGCTAATTTTCTCGGAATAAAGCTTCATATTGAGGACCTAAGAGATAATTTTAAAAAATATGTAATTGAGCCTTTTTTTGATGGATACAGAAGAGGGATTACCCCTAATCCATGTATTCTCTGCAATAGCTACATTAAATTCCCAACACTAAAAAAAATCGCTGATAAAATAGGGGCAAACTATTTTTCCACAGGTCACTATGCAAGGGTAATTAAAAAAAATGGCAATTACTTTCTCCTTAGAGGATTAGATAGAAATAAAGATCAATCTTACTTTCTCTATGGAATAAACAAACTTTTTCTGTCTCAACTTATTCTACCTCTTGGAGAATTAACAAAACAGGAAGTTAAAGAGATTGCTAAACAATCTCATATTCCTTCAAAAATTGCTGAGGAAAGTGTAGAAATTTGCTTTCTTAAAAACAGAAAATACTATGAGATGTTTAAGCCAGCAACACAGGGACCTATAATTGAAGCATCCACTGGAAGGATAATTGGACAGCACAGGGGAATTCATCTTTTTACAATTGGACAGAGAAAAAGAATAGGTGTTTCCTCTCAATATCCTTTGTATGTTGTAAAAATTGATCCTTCAAAAAATGCTGTATATGTTGATACAAAAGAAAAGGTCTTTATGAAAGAATTCTATGTAAATGAATTAAACTGGCTTGTTGAACTTGAAAAACACAAATTAAGCTGTGAGGTAAAAATTCGTTATGCCATGAAACCTGAAAAGGCAGTAGTGAAAATAGTTAATGAAAAAGCTAAGGTAGTATTTGAATCACCCCAATTTGCACCAACACCCGGGCAAAGTGCTGTTTTCTACAGTGATGATATAGTCTTAGGTGGTGGAGTTATTACGGAGACAGTGCAAGATTTTTAAGTGCTTTTGTCTCTTCAATACCAAACATTATATTCATATTTTGCACAGCCTGTCCTGAAGCTCCTTTAACAAGATTATCTATAGCTGATATGAGAATTATTCTTCCTGTTCTTTGATTAACTGTAGCGCCTATATAACAGTAATTCGTACCTCTAACATATTTTATGGCAGGTACCTGACCCTCTGGCATAATTTTAACAAAGGGCTCACTATGATAGGCTTCCTCAAGTATTTCTAAAGCTTCTTTTGTTGTGATATTTTTATTTAATTTCCCATAAATAGTTGACAGAATCCCCCTGTTTAATGGCAAAAGATGGGTAGTAAAGTCAATGATTATGTTTCTTTCAGAGGCATAACTCAGTTCCTGTTCAATTTCAGGAGTATGTCTATGTTTTGCCACATTGTATGCTCTGAAGTCTTCATTTACTTCACAATAGCTTAAAGAAACCTCTGCCTTTCTACCGGCGCCAGAAGTTCCAGATTTTGAATCAACAACTATGGTATCCCCTTCAATCAAACCTTTTTTCAGAAAAGGATAAAGAGGCAAAATTACACTCGTTGGATAACAGCCTGGATTTGCAATAAGCCTTGCATTTTTAATCTTTTCCCTGTATATCTCTGGCAATCCATAGACTGCCTCTTTAAGTAAATGGGGAAAAGCATGTTCAGTTTTGTACCAGAGGGTATAGATTTGTGAATCCTTTATTCTGAAGTCTGCAGAGAGGTCTATAACTCTCTTGCCAGCCTGAATAAGTTCTGCTGCAACCTGTTGAGACTTTCCATGGGGAAGGGCAAGAAAGTAAACATCTGCTCTATCTTTTATTTTTTCGATTTGCAGATTTTCAAATTTAAGTTCTCTATAAATAAAAAAAGCAGGGAAAAGCTCTGAAACGCTTAACCCTGCTGATTTTTCGCTGGTAACCCCGACTATTTCAATTTCATCATGTAAGGCAAGAATTCGTAATAACTCACTTCCTGTGTAACCACTACCACCACATATGAAAACTCTGAGCATTTTATCTCTTGGAGAACTGGAATCTCTTTCTTGCCTTTGGTTGACCGTATTTCTTTCTTTCTACCTCT
Above is a genomic segment from Thermodesulfovibrio aggregans containing:
- the argC gene encoding N-acetyl-gamma-glutamyl-phosphate reductase; the protein is MLRVFICGGSGYTGSELLRILALHDEIEIVGVTSEKSAGLSVSELFPAFFIYRELKFENLQIEKIKDRADVYFLALPHGKSQQVAAELIQAGKRVIDLSADFRIKDSQIYTLWYKTEHAFPHLLKEAVYGLPEIYREKIKNARLIANPGCYPTSVILPLYPFLKKGLIEGDTIVVDSKSGTSGAGRKAEVSLSYCEVNEDFRAYNVAKHRHTPEIEQELSYASERNIIIDFTTHLLPLNRGILSTIYGKLNKNITTKEALEILEEAYHSEPFVKIMPEGQVPAIKYVRGTNYCYIGATVNQRTGRIILISAIDNLVKGASGQAVQNMNIMFGIEETKALKNLALSP
- a CDS encoding HlyD family secretion protein, which gives rise to MKLKWKKAIVFSIIFVIFVLISYNLLTKQQKIPHGLLLLSGRIEGRETNISPKIQGRILKLYKDEGDKVKAGELLCEIDSEQLNARYKAAYETAEASYSAIAQAKANFMKANAYYERAKNDFERYSSLLKEELVSKSEFDRVKSQYSSAKAELEATSKAVAQAEASYRAAQQRLKETLADLNETKIYSPVNGVILSRPVETGEVVNPGTVLYVVVDLNRLYVKVYVPEPDIGKIKLGLPARVYIDAYPDRFFNGRITKIYEQAEFTPKNVETKEERVKLVFGVEVSVDNPDGVLKPGMPADVVIKWKDEAPWIKPR
- a CDS encoding DnaJ family domain-containing protein, with translation MDIFEKIAEERIREAIEQGLFDDLPNKGKPLKIEDYSWVPEDLRLAYKILKNAGCIPPEMEIRKEIIDLKELLKTIDDDEERIKKIRELNFKLLKFNIGRKRPFYPEDFPEYEEKIIKKFIE
- a CDS encoding diguanylate cyclase domain-containing protein, translated to MSIRKKIILVYSICIGIFIVLNLIIYSGYIKKILNEFEKQNIIESVNRLKKILALEEENLLNMTKDWAAWNEAWLYLQDKNPAFVSNNLTVETWINNKLYLLSYIDMEGNVKFSGCYDEKINKLNQCEEELIKKIFSRYKATQQTSGYTGITFQKEIPLILAVFPVMKSSYIGPIVGYLIMGRLINQEKERVIKEILSLNSFRVQNLDSLSKTKQQEFLSGSFPLIKEFGKDYEVSIVNNDFFGEKKVLISFNSSKKFLFTVQNIEILVLINLMIWILSGVVLYFTVKKSIIKRILKLTSKLQEVEQDRGYTAKPLYDEIDYLQRVIDQYTKTLQKHISQIEEDSKIYQTIAERSEEIIVFFSKSGDIIYANPKAIDYLGNESFTISNEKVKSFMKDFLSQKDEETTSWKEIKLPDGTCLSAWIIPIDRTKGTMLFIAHDVTLYKRERDKIFEIAIRDPLTSLYNRNFIEDALKRAIGSAKRGEIYSLLFIDMDDLKKINDSFGHLSGDNAIRAVSKAIKNNIRESDIAARWGGDEFIVLLKGDIEGAKAVAERIFSSIKNIKLDFGGQVINLSVSIGITTIDGTKNMETVIKEADHYTYLAKEEGKGKIKSFQ
- a CDS encoding ATP-binding cassette domain-containing protein — protein: MDKTTLIPVIKVESLCKSYKKIKAVNQVSFSVNKGEVFGLIGPDGAGKTSIIQILAGVLKADEGKAFINDIDVTKNPEKAKAIIGYMPQGLGLNLYDSLSIEENIEFFRGLRLIPDEIFEKNKKTLLEITRLTPFLKRQARALSGGMRQKLALVCTLLHLPDIILLDEPTTGVDPLSRQDFWNIIHGLVRERGVTVLLTTSYMDEAERCHRVALMHEGRILLQGSPDELGNLEEVFIEKVSSSQKVSSSHLKEVPFSHSESFFCRSERSEESHIISCKSVTKIFGKFKAVDSVTFDVKRGEILGLLGPNGAGKTTLIKMMCGLLEPSGGSISINGFDVRKEKKKIWSTIGYMSQRFSLYRDLTVMENMKLYAGLYSVKKGDFRGIIELLGLKGLENRTTKDLPLGIRQRVALACALLHEPPVLFLDEPTSGVDPIARRSFWKIIFELSRKRGVTVIVSTHYMDEAENCDRLCLMHHGRLIAMGSPEEIKKGSEKISGTLIQLKSKQFHQVYDLIIKEIQNISIYGSKIFIRSFEPETTIRKIEELLKNAQIREYEIIEVTVPLQEAFVDYIRESEDN
- the mnmA gene encoding tRNA 2-thiouridine(34) synthase MnmA is translated as MVHSGTSPKVYNKLYHVEMEKVVVAMSGGVDSSVTAYLLMKKEMAVEGVFFILFDNPPNIELAKKTANFLGIKLHIEDLRDNFKKYVIEPFFDGYRRGITPNPCILCNSYIKFPTLKKIADKIGANYFSTGHYARVIKKNGNYFLLRGLDRNKDQSYFLYGINKLFLSQLILPLGELTKQEVKEIAKQSHIPSKIAEESVEICFLKNRKYYEMFKPATQGPIIEASTGRIIGQHRGIHLFTIGQRKRIGVSSQYPLYVVKIDPSKNAVYVDTKEKVFMKEFYVNELNWLVELEKHKLSCEVKIRYAMKPEKAVVKIVNEKAKVVFESPQFAPTPGQSAVFYSDDIVLGGGVITETVQDF